The genomic DNA TTCGGAGCCCTTGGCCACTGGAATCACGGTCTGAATCCAGTCCATCTGGGGTTTTGCCCCGGCTGGCAGGACTCCCGTCGGGGGGACCGTCGGTTGGAGGAGGACGTTCTCCAGAACGCTGACCGTCCCGGAATCAACGTTCGTGGTGTAGATCTTCTTCTCATCCGCGGTGACGTGGAGCATGTGCGTCCGGTCTTGCCCGGTGCCCATGCTCCAGTCGATCCGGGCCGTCTTCGGATCATAGCGGCCAAGGGCCTTGGCTCCTTGAGCCGTGAACCACACCTTTCCGCCAACGAATGCCATTCCGTGTATGCCGATCAGGGGGGCGGTATCAATGTTGGGCAGCGCTTTCCTCGCGACGAGGTCTATGACATTGATCTCATGGAAACGGCCGTAACCAGTGTTGGCGACGTAGGCTGTCTTTCCATCCGACGACGCGACCACCTCATGAGGATCCGGTCCCACGGGAACCCGCTCGATGACCTTCAGGCTCGATGGGTCCACGATCGCGAGGGTGTGATTGGTTTTCGAGAGCGCCAGCAGCGCGCGCTTCGGCGTGGGCTCCGCGGCGCCTCCGGGCACGGCGAGAAGCACGGCTCCCAACGCGACACCGGCGACAAATGATTCGATCCATCTGGATCGCATGCGATTGCTCCATTTTTCTCACAGAGTGAGAGGGGGCCGCTCTCGGAGGGCTGGCCAAGGGTTTGTCGTCAGAACCCGAAGACCGGGTCACTCAGTCCCCAAATCATTGCGGGTGGGGTTGAATCCCACCCACCTCAAAAGTACCGCTCCGCGATTATTTTACGATGTCACTTGAATATTTTTTGAAGTCCAACGTCTGGAGGGCCACACCGCGATGCTCAACGAAAGATGGACTTCGAATGTCGATAAACCCGTGTGGAGATGGTTGTGCAGCATCCTCGTTCGCACCGTCCCCGCGGAGAAGCCTGTCCGAGACGGATGAGTTCCTCCCGGTCGTGGGCGCGGCGATGGGCGAGTGGCTGCCCATGTTGCGCGTCTTCGCTCAGCAGGAGGAGACCCTGCTCATCTGTGGAGCGACGGGAACGGGTAAGTCCCGGCTGGCCCGCTGGTTTCATGCCCACTCCCGCCGCCGCGACGAGGCCTTCGAGGTTCTGGATCTGTTATCGGTTCCAGAAGAGTTGCAGATGGCGGAGCTCGTGGGCTGGAAGAGGGGCGCCTTCACCGGAGCGGTGGGCAGCAACGTGGGCAGCGTGGCGCGCGCGGAGGGCGGCACGCTGTTCATCGATGAGATCGACAAGCTGTCGCTCAGGGCCCAGGCGGGTCTGCTCCACCTGCTGGAAGAGCGCGGCTACCGGGCCCTGGGCGAAGACTCGGGGAAGAAGCGCGCCAACGTGCGCTTCATCATTGGCACCAACGCGGATCTATTGGGGGCCGTGCGCGCCGGGCACTTCCGGGAGGACCTCTACTACCGCATCAACGTCCTGCCCTTCCGCCTTCCTCCCCTGGATGAGCGCCGGGACGAGATTCGTCCATGGGCCCGGTTCATGGTGGAGCGCTGCAAGCGCGAGCACGGGCCCTCTGACCGGGTGCGGCTGACGGCTGGGGCGGAACAACTCCTGTCGAGCCGGTCTTGGCCGGGAAACCTGCGCCAGCTCGACAACATCGTCCGGAGGGCCT from Melittangium boletus DSM 14713 includes the following:
- a CDS encoding cytochrome D1 domain-containing protein, with the translated sequence MRSRWIESFVAGVALGAVLLAVPGGAAEPTPKRALLALSKTNHTLAIVDPSSLKVIERVPVGPDPHEVVASSDGKTAYVANTGYGRFHEINVIDLVARKALPNIDTAPLIGIHGMAFVGGKVWFTAQGAKALGRYDPKTARIDWSMGTGQDRTHMLHVTADEKKIYTTNVDSGTVSVLENVLLQPTVPPTGVLPAGAKPQMDWIQTVIPVAKGSEGFDVSPDGKELWTAEPMGSFSIIDLKTKKVTATIDAKLPGAHRLGFTPDGKRVLIVSVRTGELVVYDAGSRKEVKRLNVGHGAAMLMDAEGARAFVSCTPDNDIAVIDLKTLEVTGHLDVGGRPDGLAWAVRR
- a CDS encoding sigma-54-dependent transcriptional regulator, which translates into the protein MGAAMGEWLPMLRVFAQQEETLLICGATGTGKSRLARWFHAHSRRRDEAFEVLDLLSVPEELQMAELVGWKRGAFTGAVGSNVGSVARAEGGTLFIDEIDKLSLRAQAGLLHLLEERGYRALGEDSGKKRANVRFIIGTNADLLGAVRAGHFREDLYYRINVLPFRLPPLDERRDEIRPWARFMVERCKREHGPSDRVRLTAGAEQLLSSRSWPGNLRQLDNIVRRAFSLALVEAGGSGEVVIEEGSMARALACEAMPGPKPLSEALRRTARSFVEEARRREIPLDLDLADAFRGFVLGAAVQELGRDEAFRVLGREGLLRNRNHHKVLKREVERVNALLTALGEEDSSFSQMLTWEQ